Genomic DNA from Thermotoga petrophila RKU-1:
GTTTTTTCACTCTCCGGAGGAAATTCTTTCAATTCGAAAATGGAAACTTTTTCAGAGGGGAAAATCACGAACTCCCTGCCGGGAAGGATTTCTCTCTTTTTCGTTACGATGCGTCTGTGTGTGTCAACGATTCTTCCGTCTCTGATCAATATCATGTTCGAGTGAATTCCCATTATTTCGATGTAGAGCTCTTTTTGAACGATTCCTTCTATCTCATCGAATTTTTCAAAGGAAAATCGCAGTGTTCTATCCATTCCAATTTGCTCTATCTTTAGAAGTTTCGCACCTTTCAGCTCTTTTCTCAGAAGCATTGTGAACGAAGAAGGCATCTTCTCCGATGCCTCTTCTTTTTCGGCGATCGCTACATGGGAAACGTCGGGTCTCAAACACACGCGAACGGTCGCACTTTTGAAAAGAAAATAATAATCAACCGTCGTTGGTTGATAGATCTGTCTCAAGTGTTCCCCTTCGAGTTCCTTCAACTCTCTGACTACTTTGTGCAGAAGCAACCCATCGAAGGGCATATCAATCGACCTCTATATCGAACTTTTCTATGATCTCAAACACCTTTTTTATATCCTCCGCGTGCTCTTCGTTTCCACCAGGGGTTTCAAGGATCCATGGAACTTTCTGGATCTCTTTGAAGGAGAAAAACACTGCAAAGCCTTCTTCACCTATGAATCCGCTTCCTATTCTTTCGTGTCTGTCTTTTGCCGCTCCAAGCGGGTATTTGGAATCGTTCAAGTGAATCATCTTGAGTCTTTCTAAGCCAAACAGGGTCTCTATTTCGTTCAGTAGGGCCTCGACCCCTTCCTTTTTTGTGATGTCGTAACCAGAGTCGAATCCATGACACGTATCGTAAGTGATGGCCACACGGTCTTTTTGATCGACGAGATCTCTGATCTTTTTCAGCTGATCCAATTTGTAACCGATGTTTCCTCCTTTTTGTGAGACGTTCTCAAGGAGAATCACCACATCTTCGGTGCTATTCAGCACCTCGTTCAATCCTCTTACTATTCTTTCTGTTCCTTCTTTCTCTCCAGCTCCGAGGTGACTGCCGGGGTGAATATTCAGATACCTTATACCCAGCTTTCTGCAAATTTCCACTTCTTTTTTCAAAAGTTCAACGGACTTCTGCCAGATGTCCTCTTTTGGACTGGCGAGGTTTATGAGGTATCCACTGTGACAGAACGCATTTTCCCAGTCGATTCCGTATTTTTTCATCTCCCGTTTGAATTTCGTGGTGATATCGTCAGAAGGAAGTTTTGCACTCCAGGAGCGAGCGTTGTGAGGAAAGATCTGATAGGCATTCCCCCCT
This window encodes:
- a CDS encoding deoxyribonuclease IV encodes the protein MIKIGAHMPISKGFDRVPQDTVNIGGNAYQIFPHNARSWSAKLPSDDITTKFKREMKKYGIDWENAFCHSGYLINLASPKEDIWQKSVELLKKEVEICRKLGIRYLNIHPGSHLGAGEKEGTERIVRGLNEVLNSTEDVVILLENVSQKGGNIGYKLDQLKKIRDLVDQKDRVAITYDTCHGFDSGYDITKKEGVEALLNEIETLFGLERLKMIHLNDSKYPLGAAKDRHERIGSGFIGEEGFAVFFSFKEIQKVPWILETPGGNEEHAEDIKKVFEIIEKFDIEVD